CAGTTGTGATATAGGAGATTTCTTAggattatttatagttttgacaGATTGttgaaatagaaataaatatttcattattttaaaatgtactttgCTGATAACTAAAACATATCGTTTTCAAccttttctttattataatttataagaagtaaaaaaatagcaaatataatgtaatatttattccgAAGAATTTTTTAATGGCTGTAATAATGACTATGACGCGCACtgtgttttaaatgtaattaggCATTTAATTGTGCATGTAAGTCGTTCCAAAAATCTGCGACACAAAGCCCCGAGGGGAACCTTACATCTTTACAGCAAGGGAGCTGCGGAATGAAATATCtggtctttaaaataaatcggaGCTACAAAATACAAAGGCGGTTGCCCTATGACTAGTCATATTTTGATCAAAGAGAATGGTGTTATGGGAAAAGCTTAGTTGAAGAAAGTTGAAAACCCCTGTTAACACAATAGTCTATGCATAGgataaataacgataatataaagttaaatcaATGAATTTGATGAAAACTATTCGTTTTCTATCATATCGATATCGTACActgtagtataattttttttcgctataaaatattttataagcagaCCACTTTATTTCTGAGAAGTGAACCATGAATATTCTGACCCGGGTATACATGCAAAGTCAAAATGCTATTGtacagaaattatttaaacattcaaaatacGTGGTCACTAATTGCATACTTAtcgcttttataaattataagttatatatgcattgatcataataaatttatatatattattatattatcgaaatTACATGCCgcgtataatgttttataatgttattatactcaatactcattgtaaatacctattattattattttttctacaaaatttgtataatgtagtaatccatttaaaaatatccctAAACGTCGCATTATATGTTCCGACTGTATTGTATAAAGAAAGCAGACAATAGGTCCTTTCTAAACGAAGTTGTGTAACATATACTACGAGAAGAGAAATGTAATGAGAAAAAAACAGGTCAAAACGATccttaaaaaatgcatttttgctGTCGTCGTCCAACAACAAAGGGAGGTATATGTTTTTTCTTCCGTAAGAagattagtttaatatatgtgTGCTTCGGGCGAACCGGAGAGTATTGAAATGAAGTGGCCTTTGACATTGTTGCGCCTAATCCGATTTTTCGTAAACACATATCGGTACTTATACACCCGTGTCAAGAacatctttttatatttaaaaataataataataataatacatatgtattatgtcTCCGAGGTGGTTCACACGCCCCCGTCCTTGCATCCTTAAACCTTTAAATTCACGTTATCCTACACAGTTTCTGAATCATGTAGAAGAGACATCTCCTtgcctttataatatattgttaatacacGGAGGGGTAATGGAATTCAAGTggcttgtattattattgtcatatatACGATTCCGTGAcgtgaattattaatactgcTGTGGGATgccatacaaaatataaaattataaattatgattcatgatatatttgtacaaataatttatatcgtttttgtatctttttttttcaatatatcgAATGTACAGTAtacgtacaaataaaatagttaaattaaaatgtcataaacatttgattttaaaacggTGATCtaaaactgtaattttaaattcataatttatcataggATTTTGTATCAagctacattttttcaaatttgaaatttttatttttatcgaaacatataagtatatatcacTTACCTACTTGACAATGATTTTTACAAAACCTTGTTAATTcgcataatatagtaattttataatgtaacttATAGTAACGGTTTTGTAATAACTTGAGATTGGTTGTGTTaccatatttcatattatttccattttattattatatatttgtctcatatgattaaattaaatttatgcttgtcttttgatttttattgacGCGTTATTGACCACTTgtttattttcgattttaatgatattttgttcTACTCCTTTCGGTTTCATATTAGACGCTTTAACTGTGGTTAAACGATCAACTAATTGtttcctttttttaataactttaaccGGCTTCGTAGGTAAAGAATCAACACGGACTCCAACTTTGACTTTTGGTTTTGGTTTTGTGAAACTGGCAGGCGGTTTATTCCAACTATCATCGTCTAAacgtacaataatacatttatgaagATTATATTCAAGACAACTATTTTAGGTATGACTATACCAAGTTTGAATAGATAAATATCTGTCTTTAGTGCTGTTTTAAAGCGCGTTTTTACGCATTTAGAGTGCATTATCaagatttgtttaaatatgtaacCCTATTTGATTACgcttagtattatttaattactattgatacggcattttaattataagacaAATATACAGAGATAAtagcaaatatataatagaaatctatgtttttggaaatatatagaattattacttatttttgtttggcTATTGTATTCAAGCAATTCGTCCTCAGAGGAGTCTTCGAGGAATATCGTTCTGCGTAATCGATCGATTCGGTCAAATTCAATACATTGCTTagtattttttgtcatttctctgagttttcattttatacaatgatggaaaataattttaattaattgtatattattaaaaatattaacccaATCATACCATTATACTGCAGGTACACCGTATAATACACCGTAATTCACCAAGCATGCTcactttaataatgaataaattagggatttattcaaattctaataattggaattttgAATAGGATActtaaagattatatttttaaatactttgatttttatgcTATTTAAGTAGTTTCGCGTGGAGATAaaacttcattttttaaatgacaatcatctttttttactgtaaattgttaagtagattattttttgaaaatattaagacctatatacagttaaa
This genomic stretch from Rhopalosiphum maidis isolate BTI-1 chromosome 3, ASM367621v3, whole genome shotgun sequence harbors:
- the LOC113557864 gene encoding uncharacterized protein LOC113557864; the protein is MTKNTKQCIEFDRIDRLRRTIFLEDSSEDELLEYNSQTKINDDSWNKPPASFTKPKPKVKVGVRVDSLPTKPVKVIKKRKQLVDRLTTVKASNMKPKGVEQNIIKIENKQVVNNASIKIKRQA